The genomic region gaagatggactgggcaacgtatgatgtagccaaacttgcgacgccagaatcggactcctcctcagactccacctccgcctcctcagaagcggactcctcctctgaatccatttccttgccaacaaacgcacgtgccttgccagatgagctcttcttgtgtgatgaagactttgaagaagacttggaagaagactttgagtatttcttcttcttcttgtcgtcagagtcatattccttgctcttcttcttctttttgttctcattgtcccactgcggacactcagagatgaagtggccaggtttcttgcacttgtgacatgttttcttcttgtagtcatgagcagaagcttcatcattccttgagcttgatcgggaagactttctgaagcctttcttcttggtgaatttttggaacttcttcacaagcatagcaagttcccttccaatgtcttcaggatcatcagaactgctgtcagattcttcttcagatgaggagacagcttttgccttcaaggcacgagttcgcccatagtttggaccgtagatatctcttttctcagaaagctgaaactcatgtgtgttgagcctctcaagtatgtcagacggatcgagtgtcttgaaatcaggacgttcttgaatcatcagggctagggtgtcaaacgaactgtcaagtgatctcagtagtgtcttgacgacttcatgcttggtgatctcagtagcgccaagggcttgaagctcattcgtgatgtcagtgagtcgatcaaatgtgagctggacattctcattgtcatttctcttgaagcggttgaagaggttgcgaaggacactgattctctgatctctctgggttgagacgccttcgttgaccttggagagccagtcccagactagcttagatgtttccaaagcactcacgcggccatactgtcctttggtcagatgaccacagatgatattcttggcagtagagtccagttgaacgaacttcttgacgtcagcagcagtgacaccttctccagccttgggaacgccgttcttgacgacataccataggtcgacgtcaatggcttcaagatgcatgcgcatcttattcttccagtagggatattcagttccatcgaagacggggcacgcagcggagactttgattatccctgcagtcgacatagctaaaactccaggtggttaaaccgaatcacacagaacaagggagtacctcgctctgataccaattgaaagtgcgttatatcgactagaggggggtgaataggcgatttttatgaaagtcttcaaaacgtggaagttatgaagacaaacgatagaaataaacctattaccctgcagcggaaggtagactacactaggcaagccatagtcaagtattcaatagagtgaaagcacaatgactaatagcagcaatgtagtaaggatcaggtaggaagatattatgaagccaaacagaacacgcagtcactcagtgaagataaaagatagtgcaatcatacaatgacttcacaaggagtaacagtacgtaaagagaagggaaggatgaaaccagtgactcgttgaagacaatgatgtgttggaccagttccagttgctgtgacaactgtacgtctggttagggcggctaggtatttaaacctgaggacacacagtcccggacacccagtcctgaacacgcagctcaggacacccagtcctcaccgtattccccttgagctaaggtcacacagacctcgcccaatcactctggtaagtcttcaaggtagactcccaaaccttcacagacttcgttcaccggcaatccacaatgtctcttggatgctcagaacgcgacgcctaaccggctggaggattcacagtcctcaagtgtaataagtcttcagatcacacagacaagaagacttaagtgatgcctaattctctttggctctgggtggttagggctttatcctcgcaaggaattctctctcaaatgcttcgaggtgggttgctctcaaacgacaaaagccgtatactaactctgagcagccaaccatttatggttgtagggggtgggctatttatagccactaggcaacccgacctgatttgtccgaaatgaccctgggtcactaaggaactgacacgtgttccaacggtcagatttcaaactcacacggcaactttacttgggcaacaagcaaagctgacttgtccgactctggacaagattcgctctcatagtcttcactcgaagacataggttttgtttaagcatcacttcagtcattctgaatggttctcttggaccccacttaacagtacggtggttcgtatgactcaacaaagaagaaaaagaactacgaaagatctaagtcttcgagctccataggcttcatgcgatgtcttctcttttcatagtcttcaatgtgaatgtcttcatataccacctttgacttcaatgtcttcatacatttttaggggtcatctctggtaggaaaactgaatcaacgagggacttctacctgtgttatcctgcaattctcacaaacacattagtccctcaactaggtttgtcgtcaatactccaaaagcaactaggggtggcactagatgcacttacagccgcCACACTCGTCGAACTTTGCCAGGCCAGCCACCTGGTCAACGGGAGGCACGCATCTCTTTGCCGGCCAACTTCTTCGTCGATGCCCGCAAGCTGTTTGACAGTTTGCCTCAAGGTACAAATGGACTCCAGCGAcaagttctttttccacaattttctATGCGACTGCGATGATTCCTCATCCAATGATGAGGAGATGGTGGCTGATGTGTTGGTCCATGACCACCTTAATAGGCAGCGTACGTTGTTCCGGGGCTCGATCCCGGGACACACTCCGGCATTGAATCGCAACCAAGAGAgcggccatttccttctttggaaggactactttgacacaTCCAACCCGCTGTTCAAACATCACCAATTCCGACGGTGTTTTCATATGGCTtggcatgttttcaaccgtattcgAGAGAGGGTGGTCGGATACGATAATTATTtcaagtgcaaagaggatgcccttggaaagattgACTTCTtatcttatcagaaatgcactgcagctatccggatgcttgcatacggagtgcctggtgatctcattgatgagtacgtcCGCATGAGCCAGTCAACGTGCATAGAGTCCATGTACAGGTTCCGCAAGGCTGTGATTGCAGTGTTTGGCCctaagtacttgagagagccgactgtTGAAGATATCGTCCGCTTGTTGGCGAtcaatgccagcaggggcttcccagggatgcttggcagtatagactgcatgcactaggagtggaagaactacccttctgcttggcaagggcagtatataGGCCATGTCAGGGTTtgcactatcatacttgaggccgtgacctcacaagatctctggatctggcactctttctttggcatggccggatcGCATAATGATTtcaacgtgcttcaacgctcgccggtgtttgcaaggcttacCGAAGGCAACAACCCGCCGGTCAATGTTAACATCAACGGTCACGACTACAACAAAGAATACTACCTagctgacggtatctatcctcagtggaccactattgtgaagacaatccccaaccctatcggagagaagaggaaaagatttgccgaaaagcaagagagtgctaggaaggatgtcgagcgtgcgtTTGGTGTTTtacaatctcgatggggcatcgttcggtatcctggtagaacttggagcaccaagaagttatgggaggtgatgactgctttgtgtgatcatgcacaatatgagcATAGAGGATGAGCGTCCGGAACGTATCTACGATTAAGGGTTTCAGTCTCAGGGTgacaatgttgtgcctgagcatggaggaggagcggcaacgtttgcacagttcacccaatttcatcatcaAATGCGTGAATGGAAAACTCACATTCAgttgcaaaatgatttggttgagcatatgtgagCTCATATTGGCAACCAATAGACAATATAATTTTTATTCAGCTTGTAAACTACTCCCTTTgtttcataatataagaacgtttttgacactagggtAGTGTCAGacatgttcttatattatggaacggagggagtatgttatatTTATTTGGGTCGTGGAACTATACTATTTTGTTTGGTTGTGAAATTATAAAAAATGTGTATATGTTTGTTGGAAAACGATGGCAAGCCGACCACGCGGGCAAATATGAGTTGGCCTATTGGGCGCATTGCCGACCAAATCATAAACAGAACGGACGCCGAGCGAACAACCGATCCAAACAGATAAAAAATAGACAAAATCGTTGTCTATTTGGTCGGCACGTTGGAGCTGCTCTAATATATCCAAATTTGGAGCCACACCACTGTTATGATCAAAATGGACTACAAACGAAGCACTCAAAACCAGGCCCTCGTGTCAACATCTGCCATTATTAGGGTTATATTATGTATTTGTCCCATCACGATTTATGGCATGAAATAGTGTTTAGCACATTGAAATTCACAAGACTCTAGCTAACTAAACCAAACTCATCTTCGAAACAAAACGAGACAGGTCTTTTGCCATGCCACGAATACATACACTGTTGTAAACTTTGTGTATCACACCCCTCCACGCATATTTGTATTTGTATTTACTTGGATGACACAACTGGTTTTCATTTCACTTCACTTTTTTTTTACTATGGCAAAGGTGACACAATTTGAATTGAATCGTAGCCCATAATATATTCATCTATCTCTTGATTCTCTTCACACAAAAATATTAGTACTATATGCTTACGCTCGTATCATATCTATAGGTATTCGTAGTAGTTGTTTTCTTTACTTCTTCCTGACTAGGAAAATGCTGAGCTCCGCGGCGCCATCGCCACCCCGGCCGTCGTCGTCCGGGTTGATCATGTAGAAGGCCTCGGAGTCCTTGGACCCGACGACGCGGTCGACGCGGGCGCGCATGTAGGTGAGCTCGCCGTCGGGGCCGTGGGAGccgtcggcgggcggcggcggcagcacccCGGCGCCCATGGAGACGCCGCGCAGCAGGCGCAGCACGTGCCGCTCGTCGTCGGACGGGTCCTTGCGGCGGATGGCGTACCCGGCCTTGCGCCCGTTGCAGTAGACGGCCCACACGTACTCCTCCAGGAGCCGCCGGCGCGCGCTGCGGGTGTCGCTCTCCAGCGCCAGCCTCACGGTGCCCGTGGCCATCTCCCGGTGCAGCGCGGCCGCCAGCATGGGCAGCTCGATGAGGAACGCCGGCGGCGCCCGCGTGTCCTCGTGGATGGCCAGGCTCAGCCGGCCGCGGCGGTGCCCGAAGAGCGTCACCGCCGGCGCGTGGTCCGCGAGGAGGGCCCTGCCGCTGTGCCGCCCGAGCAGCGCGGCCATCTTGCAGCCGGTGCTGGTGGTGAGCATCGGCACCAGCCTGAACATCCTGAAGAGCCCCACGACGGCGCCGCCGGTGCTGCCGCCGTGCTTGTTGGTCCGGCGCTCGTCGGTTACCGGCCGGAGCAGCGACCGCAGCGAGCCTGGGTCGTCGATGAGAGAAGGCATTTACGAGGTCGGGTGGACGGATGATTCGGCTGGAGTAGTGAGTCGGCGCATTGGATCGAGCCGAGCTCAGTTAAGGAGAAGGGAGTTGAGGGTGCTACGTCGTTATTTAAGGAGGTGGAAGTAGAGGTTGGGGGGTCGTTTGATTTTGGTTATGTGTTTTGGAACCAGTTTGGGTCGTATCCAGATGCTCAATACATGGCAAAATTATCCTAGCTAGCTAGTCTCTTTCAAGAGAAATTTGAAGATGCATGGTCCCAATCTCTTTGGACCATTAGTTCATTCATCTTGATCCCATGAGGGATGCCTGAGCAGTGtatatatacatgcatgcatgtgtatatATGATCGATCTCGATATAGAAGACGTCTTAATTAACAGTGTACTACTGTCGCTGAAAGAAGCTTGGAACTGTTTCTAAGTTGACCTTGAGAAATTTCTGTCAGTATTCAGTAATGCTAATATTTGACGAAATTGTACTAATGTTTTTTTCTCGTGAAACAAAATGTAGTtgcaccatatatatatatatatatatatatatatatatatatatatatatatatatatatatatatatatatatatatatatatatatacgtccTGATGTATTCACTGCTCTTACGTTTTGAAGCTGACACGGCACGACAGGGTTTTAGCTCTGGCACCACCGCGGTGCATGGTACGTACTACACCACATGCACATCACGTGGTACGTAAAGTGATCGCCGTGTTGTTTAATTAAATACAACTGCCCCTCCTTCTTTGTACTTGGAGAAATGTTGAATGTTTCGGTTTACCAAGGTAGATCGGGTTCGCGCGCTTTACAGCTGCTCATGTGTATGCATGTTGAGTGGAGACCGGGGGGGCAAAAAAGTGCTCCTtcgatgaatgaatgaatgaatgccCAGGAACGTGCATGCGCAAAAATGTCTTCAACGGTTTGCATTGCAGATCAATACAAAGCACGGGAGTAGTAGTAATTGCCGGGCCGGAGCAAGCAGCTCACGCTCGCATGCATGCGCACGGACGCGGCCCCGGCGCCCCGTCATGGTTATCGGAGGACTGTCCTAGCAACTTCACTTATCTCTGCCATCTTGATCGATGGTGCAGTGCAGGTAGAGGCAGAGCTAGACTGATCTAGAGCTGTCCAGCCTCCTTTTCTGAATTTTCAGCCGCAGAAATGTTTTCAACTGGTAGATTTTTCTTTATTTGCTTTTGGGTCCTAATTAAAGCCtgggaatttcataggaattctagaggataggattttTTGTAGGGTTTTTTTCCTgaagagccctttggttcataggaatggattcctattcctacatagaattggttcctatccttcacatttcataggaaaataaaaatgagcctagaTTTAATGGAAAAATTTCTTtggtgtgaaccaaatgacatctcgtttCCTATTCCTATTCATAGGTTTTGGGAtatatgtcatctcatttcctataaattccctattcctatgataatcctatcctatgaaccaaaagaggcctaaaTATGTTTGCAGATTGGATTAGGTTTAAGCATTACATTGGGATTACTTTTCATGTGAATTATCTGATGTTTTGCCCCGCAAAAAAAATAATACTTATTATCTGATGTTGTGTGACATCTCTGCTTAATAGGGGTGATAGACTGCTCATATCAACAAAGTACACCTTCTTTTCCTTTAACATGAAGTTGATTCTGGGTGCGCACCAGTTTCACACTTCAAACGCCAATGTGGCAGTAGAATCAATGAATTGTAATTGTGTCTTTTGAGTTGGTTCACTAGCACATCCCTCTTTTGTGCTTGCAAGAACCATCATTCATTACTAccccctccgtctcataatataagaacgtttttgacactacattagtataaaaaacactcttatattatgggacggagggagtacgtcctATGAAATTACTGGTTCTACAAAAAAAAATTGCTAGGAGTTGCTTTCATGATGTTGACCTCACATTCTAACTTGGTTACTGTGTGCAGAGTAGATGGCTCAGAATGCTTGGTTCTTCACGCGGCATACTTGGTTCTGGTTCTAGCTAGTGATGGCCAAGAGAAGAAGATAAAATGATGTTGGCTTCCACCTATACAGAATAGTCACAGTTTCTTGTACTACATACTCCGGGCTTAGTTGCCGAGATAAGCTGGGAACCATGCTTCGTGCTCTCTTCGCGGTTTTTCACATTGTCATTCTTGCAATGCAATTGCATCCAAGGAATGAGGACCATTTATGAGCCCGCTGTGGAGATTTTCTCGACAACTGAAGAGAAGAGCGTCATAACAAGAGGGAGAGAAAAAGATATCACCACAGAAAGATGGTATGGCAACTGGGATCTGATTTAAGGATGATAAGGCTGCTAGGGAATGATTTCAGATCAAAAATCTCCTTGGCATGTTATTCAGAAGAAGTACCTCAAATCTATTCCAAGTGGTATTTGAGAAGCCAATGTATGTAGAGCCGTTTGTACTTTGATGCTTCTTTTGTTGAAACAATATTCTACTGATACTTATGTTACATCAAAACCTGATTATGTAGTTCTTTGGCAGGCATCCTGGCTATAGGAAGATTGTAGATAAACATacataaaatatactccctccatcccataatataagagcgtttttgacactacactctGGGATGGAAGGAGTAGAAAGACAATACACAGCTATTATACTGATGTGACAGACGTCCTCTTTCTATCTGCTTATGTTGCTGTCGGGTGTAGTGAAGCACGCACATCTATCCGATGGACCACTCACACTGCATACAAGGGATAAAGACCTACTTTGCAATACAAGTAGTGCTGAACTACCAGTGCAGTGGTGATGAACCATAGGGGAAACATTACAAACGAACATCAGTGTAGGATTACAGATGACCTACTGAAACAGCTCTGTCACGAACAGCACTGCATCGATCACATCACATCGGTGTCGCAAACCCAGACATGACAGCCAAGGAACCATTTCTTGCGCAAACCTTGGAACAATTCCCTCTTATGTTTCACCTCAACAAAGAAACAAACAACCTCACATCACATATGAACAGACAAGCTCCACCCGCTACAGATTCCTTTAGGGCCACAGCCAGGAACCGGAAGAAGGTCGGCGCACGACAAAACCATTTGCGTCCTTTTGTTAACATTACATCGACAAGATCAACTCCAGGCAGAGCAACTTTGCTACAGCAGACAGAGTACTACAGATATGTTCGGTGTTTCTACCAAGATACTACACTGTTATTAGGTGCACATACTATTGCTCAGAAGATGTAGTCGGGTACTTCCAGAGGGAACGGAGCCACCGTGACGTCGAATGGTTTTCCTTCTGGCTGGGTCAACCTTAACCAAAGGATAAAACAGTCAAATCACGCATCAACATAATGAAAAAAGAAAACAGGATGTTTCGGTTGGTTGGCACACAAACACTTGCCAATCCTTAACAAACACAGTTTGGCTACAAATGCCTAATAAAATGACTTCATTCTTTTGATTGAAACTTCTCTTGTGAATTAGGTCATACCTCCCAGGCACAAATGTAAAAGAGCCCTCCACAGATCCACTACTGCCATTCAGCGGCGTGCAGCTCTCATAGACAAACTCGTCCTGCCCTGGTAAAAGTAAAGGATACTGCAAAACACAAAGCCAAATAAATAGCCACGTTAACTATAACTTTTCTCCACGAGAATTCAAGATACAGAAATTAGTTTTCCTTTTCGATTCCAGCATACCTCCCCAATAACACCTTCCCCATGCATATCCGAAACAACCGTGTCTTTACATCGGATGATCCAGTGGCGTGAGTGAAGCTGGCAGGAAGAAAAGTAAACCCCACCTAGCATGCATGCCTCAGGAACTGACAGGCGGATGGAATAGCTGTACAGATGTGTGCCCACATGCCCCCGACGAGGATGTTCTGGCACAAAGACAGCAGATGCACGTACCTATAACCATCAGAAATGTCAGCCCAATGCACCAATGAGACCATATAGAATGTCTACTGCATGTCATGAAAAATCACTCACGGAAGCAATCAAGTGGGATGAAATGTTGCAAGTCATGAATAAGAACAGTCAACCAAGTGTTGGAAACAAGATATGCCATTTAGACTTCAAGCTTAATAAAATGATGATGCCATATTTAGGAAGTCACGATTTATCACCTTTACACCATTTGTCACTGCTGACGAACACAATGGGGATGCTTCTGGATATAAGCAGATATACCTCGACGTCTTAAGAGGGCGGATCTTGATCATGCCATTCTGTAAGCGCCTAAGGTGCTCTTCCAACCACAAAAGTAATCCGTCTTGGGGCATATCACTATTAGTTGGCTTTATCAATGATTTTGGCACGCATGGCATCATTTCTCCAGCTGATAAGTTGGCAGTGCCAACGTAAAGTTCACCACTTGAACAATTGAGAAGAAACGTTTTAGGATGATACCATGAACTTGCCACTAATGCAAGGTTGGGCCCAATGGGAAGACCTTGCTCCTCCAAGTGGAAATTAAATTCTTTTGTCTCTTCGACCATTTGCTCAAGAGATGACAAGTGCACATTTACAATGTAATTATAAAACAGATAGCCTCCTATTATGCCAAGAGGAGCCATGCGTACATCCTCGTTTTTACTGAAAGGCAGTTGACCATTGCAAAAGCGGTACAATAGCTTTGTAGGCATAGGAAGCTTGAAACCAAGATCATCTTCTGCTGATCTTATCTGAGCTTCAGAAACACCTTTACTCAAAGTTCTGAGTGCTTCAGGAAAGTTTTCAGAAATCCATCCTTTTAATGAGCTCCAAAAAAGTTTCACTCTCTTTACCAGGGGTAATGGATACATACCAAAAGACTCTGACCAAACTTTATATGCATCCTGAAAATTTGGTTACAGTTTGTTATCATGGATAAAACCAATTAATTTGAAGCGAAGAAGATATGCAGTCAATCGCCAAAATCAGATGAAGTAACATCGTAAATAATAATTCCACCAAAAAGAATATTTACAAACAATGAACGAATTTGgacgaaggggagccttggcgcagtggtaaagctgctgccttgtgaccatgaggtcatgggttcaagtcctggaaacagcctcttacagaaatg from Triticum aestivum cultivar Chinese Spring chromosome 4A, IWGSC CS RefSeq v2.1, whole genome shotgun sequence harbors:
- the LOC123082243 gene encoding protein MIZU-KUSSEI 1-like translates to MPSLIDDPGSLRSLLRPVTDERRTNKHGGSTGGAVVGLFRMFRLVPMLTTSTGCKMAALLGRHSGRALLADHAPAVTLFGHRRGRLSLAIHEDTRAPPAFLIELPMLAAALHREMATGTVRLALESDTRSARRRLLEEYVWAVYCNGRKAGYAIRRKDPSDDERHVLRLLRGVSMGAGVLPPPPADGSHGPDGELTYMRARVDRVVGSKDSEAFYMINPDDDGRGGDGAAELSIFLVRKK
- the LOC123086800 gene encoding F-box protein SKIP16 — encoded protein: MASPPTGPAAPAGLESMEGLALDTIIAKAGARPAAVLACASTHLRAAVAEDAVWRNFCARDLGLDAPLDPEDRPLPSFKDAYKVWSESFGMYPLPLVKRVKLFWSSLKGWISENFPEALRTLSKGVSEAQIRSAEDDLGFKLPMPTKLLYRFCNGQLPFSKNEDVRMAPLGIIGGYLFYNYIVNVHLSSLEQMVEETKEFNFHLEEQGLPIGPNLALVASSWYHPKTFLLNCSSGELYVGTANLSAGEMMPCVPKSLIKPTNSDMPQDGLLLWLEEHLRRLQNGMIKIRPLKTSRYICLYPEASPLCSSAVTNGVKVRASAVFVPEHPRRGHVGTHLYSYSIRLSVPEACMLGGVYFSSCQLHSRHWIIRCKDTVVSDMHGEGVIGEYPLLLPGQDEFVYESCTPLNGSSGSVEGSFTFVPGRLTQPEGKPFDVTVAPFPLEVPDYIF